One genomic region from Halobacteriovorax sp. HLS encodes:
- the ileS gene encoding isoleucine--tRNA ligase gives MAETESTNNESFSFVENEHQVLSFWKEQNIFKKSLDKTKDKNPYIFYDGPPFATGLPHHGHLLASTLKDIVPRYWTMKGRYVERRFGWDCHGLPVEHEIDKKLGMSAQDAVAKFGVKKYNDECRGIVQRFVSEWEKTVTRIGRWVDFENDYKTMDTPFMESVWWVFKQLWEKDLVYQGTKVVPFSTELGTVLSNFEATSNYQDVQDPAVTVLFKMDGEENTYLAAWTTTPWTLPSNLCLCVGADIDYVKVKDEDKDLFFYLAKSRLEHYSKKRNLTTVEELKGSELKGKTYTPIFDFFKELKADGAFQVLNDDYVTTDDGTGIVHTAPAFGEDDNRIMKEAGINASVCPVDDAGKFTKHVPAYQGVHVKEADKQIIKDLKENGSLYEQSVLVHSYPFCPRSDTPLIYKAIPSWYVKVEENVDKLLASNEQINWVPGHIKGGRFGKWLEGARDWAVSRNRVWGTPLPIWRNTESGKCICIGSIQELNELSGVELTDLHRENADAVTFTIDGEEGTYKRITEVFDCWFESGSMPYAQLHYPFENKEVFEKGYPAEFIAEGLDQTRGWFYTLTVLSTALFEKPAFKNVIVNGLVMAEDGKKMSKRLKNYTPPDTLMEEYGADALRLYLINSGLVRGEEQRFTDAGVKDMVRRALLPWFNAFKFFQTYAQVDGWQATTNSLEGENIVDQWVVSKLQTLKKNIAKEMEEYKLYNVVPALFNFIEDLTNWYIRLNRSRFWGEGLNDDKCAAYTTLHYVLTEISKCMAPFAPFLAEYTYAELKKFNSDEVEVSVHLCDYPVANENKIKPKLEDAVDRMQQLILLGRQKRNQVQIKVKTPLARLTIIHKDQDLLDEISKLETYIQSELNIKSIEYSTEEDKFIKLFAKPNFKVLGKKLGKRMGQFGKLIQAMNAQDLASLEDNGFIELGGEKLITEDIDIFREAKEGTEAVSNRYISIDMDVVLTDELVEEGLAREVVNRIQRSRKDLGFNIDDRITIEFSGDEQICASVLKHSEHIARETLANSISKSDNNTGIEFNIDDHNIKLAINKA, from the coding sequence GTGGCCGAAACAGAAAGCACAAATAATGAAAGTTTTTCTTTTGTAGAAAATGAACATCAAGTCTTATCATTTTGGAAAGAGCAGAATATTTTTAAAAAGTCTTTAGACAAGACCAAAGATAAGAATCCATATATTTTCTATGATGGACCTCCATTTGCAACTGGACTACCTCACCATGGTCACCTACTGGCCTCTACCCTAAAAGATATTGTTCCAAGATACTGGACAATGAAAGGTCGTTACGTTGAAAGACGTTTTGGTTGGGATTGTCATGGACTTCCTGTTGAACACGAAATTGATAAGAAACTTGGAATGTCGGCTCAAGATGCAGTAGCGAAGTTTGGCGTAAAGAAATATAACGACGAATGCCGTGGAATTGTTCAAAGATTTGTATCTGAATGGGAAAAGACAGTTACAAGAATTGGTAGATGGGTTGATTTTGAAAATGACTATAAAACGATGGACACTCCATTTATGGAATCTGTCTGGTGGGTATTTAAACAACTCTGGGAAAAGGATCTTGTTTATCAAGGAACTAAGGTTGTACCTTTCTCGACAGAACTAGGAACAGTTCTATCTAATTTTGAAGCAACTTCAAATTACCAGGATGTTCAAGACCCGGCCGTTACAGTTTTATTTAAAATGGATGGTGAAGAGAATACTTATCTTGCTGCTTGGACCACTACTCCTTGGACCCTTCCTTCAAATTTATGCCTCTGTGTTGGTGCTGATATTGATTATGTAAAAGTAAAAGATGAAGACAAAGACCTCTTCTTCTACTTGGCAAAATCGAGACTAGAGCACTATTCGAAGAAAAGAAATCTCACAACAGTAGAAGAACTTAAAGGAAGTGAACTTAAAGGAAAGACCTACACTCCTATTTTCGATTTCTTCAAAGAGCTAAAAGCTGACGGTGCATTTCAAGTTTTAAATGATGACTACGTTACTACAGATGATGGTACTGGTATCGTACATACTGCTCCAGCATTTGGTGAAGATGATAATAGAATTATGAAAGAAGCAGGAATCAATGCTTCGGTTTGCCCTGTTGATGATGCTGGAAAGTTTACAAAACATGTTCCTGCCTACCAAGGTGTTCATGTAAAAGAAGCCGATAAACAAATAATTAAAGACCTTAAAGAAAATGGATCACTCTATGAGCAATCAGTACTTGTTCACAGTTACCCATTCTGTCCAAGATCTGATACGCCTTTAATCTATAAAGCGATTCCTTCTTGGTATGTAAAGGTTGAAGAAAATGTTGATAAGCTTCTGGCATCTAACGAACAAATCAACTGGGTTCCTGGACATATAAAGGGCGGAAGATTTGGTAAGTGGCTTGAAGGTGCTCGTGATTGGGCCGTATCTAGAAATAGAGTGTGGGGAACTCCTCTACCTATTTGGAGAAATACTGAATCTGGGAAATGTATCTGTATTGGTAGTATTCAAGAATTAAATGAACTCTCAGGAGTTGAACTCACAGATCTGCACAGAGAAAATGCTGACGCTGTCACATTCACTATTGATGGTGAAGAGGGTACTTATAAAAGAATCACTGAAGTATTTGACTGCTGGTTTGAATCAGGTTCAATGCCATACGCTCAACTTCACTACCCATTTGAGAACAAAGAAGTTTTTGAAAAGGGATACCCAGCTGAATTCATCGCAGAAGGTCTCGATCAGACAAGAGGATGGTTCTACACTTTAACTGTTTTATCTACAGCTTTATTTGAAAAGCCAGCATTTAAGAATGTTATTGTTAACGGTTTAGTAATGGCCGAAGATGGCAAGAAAATGTCAAAGCGTCTTAAGAATTACACACCTCCAGATACATTAATGGAAGAGTATGGAGCAGATGCCCTAAGGCTTTATTTAATAAACTCAGGACTGGTAAGAGGTGAAGAACAAAGATTCACTGACGCTGGTGTAAAAGATATGGTTAGAAGAGCGTTACTTCCGTGGTTTAATGCTTTTAAATTCTTCCAAACTTACGCTCAAGTTGACGGTTGGCAAGCTACGACAAATTCTCTCGAAGGTGAAAATATTGTTGATCAGTGGGTAGTTTCAAAACTACAGACATTAAAGAAGAATATCGCCAAAGAAATGGAAGAATATAAACTCTATAATGTTGTTCCAGCACTATTTAACTTCATCGAAGACCTTACAAATTGGTACATTCGACTTAACCGTTCTCGTTTTTGGGGAGAAGGCTTAAATGATGATAAGTGTGCAGCATACACTACGCTTCACTACGTTCTAACGGAAATTTCAAAGTGTATGGCGCCATTTGCACCATTTCTTGCAGAATACACATATGCTGAACTCAAGAAGTTTAACTCTGATGAGGTGGAAGTTTCAGTTCATCTTTGTGACTACCCTGTTGCCAATGAAAACAAGATAAAGCCTAAATTAGAAGATGCTGTTGATAGAATGCAACAGCTAATTTTACTTGGAAGACAAAAAAGAAACCAAGTACAAATAAAAGTTAAGACTCCACTAGCGAGACTAACTATTATTCATAAAGACCAAGACTTATTAGATGAAATCTCTAAACTTGAAACTTATATTCAATCTGAACTAAATATCAAGTCTATTGAGTACTCAACTGAGGAAGATAAGTTCATTAAGCTCTTTGCAAAACCTAACTTCAAAGTACTTGGAAAGAAGCTTGGTAAGAGAATGGGGCAATTTGGAAAACTTATCCAGGCAATGAATGCTCAAGACCTAGCTTCTTTGGAAGATAACGGGTTCATAGAGCTAGGCGGAGAAAAGCTGATTACTGAAGATATTGATATTTTTAGAGAGGCCAAAGAAGGGACTGAAGCCGTATCAAATAGATATATTTCAATTGATATGGATGTAGTTCTTACTGATGAACTCGTTGAAGAAGGACTTGCACGTGAAGTTGTAAATAGAATTCAAAGAAGTCGTAAGGATCTTGGATTTAATATT
- a CDS encoding nucleoside triphosphate pyrophosphatase, with amino-acid sequence MTSNKVHQLILASGSPRRKELLSWLDVKFTIISSDVEEVTEKIEPVEVAQDLAALKGRDVFSKIDRLQFPNPIIISSDTIVTYNGLIYGKPKNKASAREMLLELEGKTHEVITSVFFLKSDLHSGEVIEKVFSVSSKVTFEKIDRDLLDRYIESGESLDKAGSYGIQGRGLSFISNLDGSYSNVVGLPLSDFFREFKAFLGFENSINGEWRKVLGE; translated from the coding sequence ATGACATCAAATAAAGTACATCAATTAATACTTGCGAGTGGTTCCCCAAGAAGAAAGGAACTGTTGTCGTGGCTAGACGTTAAATTTACAATTATTAGCTCTGACGTAGAAGAGGTTACTGAAAAAATTGAGCCAGTGGAAGTTGCACAAGATTTGGCGGCCCTAAAAGGAAGAGATGTTTTTAGTAAAATAGATCGTTTGCAATTTCCCAATCCTATTATTATTTCATCAGATACTATTGTAACTTATAATGGTCTTATTTATGGAAAACCTAAGAATAAGGCATCAGCTAGAGAAATGCTACTTGAGCTAGAGGGGAAGACTCACGAAGTTATTACAAGTGTCTTTTTTTTAAAGAGTGATCTGCATAGTGGAGAAGTTATAGAAAAAGTCTTCTCTGTATCGAGTAAAGTTACGTTTGAGAAAATTGATCGAGACTTGCTTGATAGATATATAGAAAGTGGTGAGTCTTTAGATAAAGCGGGTTCCTATGGAATTCAAGGTCGAGGTCTCTCTTTTATTTCGAACTTAGACGGATCTTACTCGAATGTTGTTGGACTTCCTTTGTCTGACTTTTTTAGGGAATTCAAAGCTTTCCTTGGTTTTGAGAACTCTATTAATGGAGAGTGGAGAAAGGTTTTAGGTGAATGA
- a CDS encoding DUF167 domain-containing protein has product MNEFQALLQELGLNYFDLTHNEDGIHFSIEVWAKPGSKLEKVQIGQRGELVSFIKERAVEGAANKGLLKSIAKVFGTNSSNIVLLSGGKSKFKRFSVALTFTDRKRISYYLEKLNGALKK; this is encoded by the coding sequence GTGAATGAATTCCAAGCACTCTTACAAGAATTAGGACTTAATTATTTTGATCTAACACATAATGAAGATGGAATACATTTTTCTATCGAAGTGTGGGCCAAGCCTGGATCTAAGCTTGAAAAAGTACAAATTGGACAAAGAGGTGAGTTGGTTTCTTTTATTAAAGAAAGGGCCGTTGAAGGTGCTGCTAATAAGGGGTTACTAAAGAGTATTGCTAAGGTCTTTGGAACAAATTCTTCTAATATCGTGCTTTTAAGCGGTGGAAAATCAAAGTTTAAAAGATTTTCTGTAGCTTTAACTTTTACAGACCGTAAAAGAATATCTTATTATTTAGAGAAACTAAATGGTGCACTTAAAAAATGA